In Senegalia massiliensis, a single genomic region encodes these proteins:
- a CDS encoding (2Fe-2S) ferredoxin domain-containing protein, with amino-acid sequence MKTIEVCIGSACHLKGAYNIVNGLQKLVDERNLKDEIIVKAAFCLGECTKAVSTRIDNGPVISVDDKNIEEYFERNVLGRK; translated from the coding sequence ATGAAAACTATAGAGGTTTGTATTGGAAGTGCATGTCATTTAAAGGGAGCTTACAATATAGTTAATGGATTACAAAAATTAGTTGACGAAAGAAATTTAAAAGACGAAATTATTGTAAAAGCAGCTTTTTGTTTAGGAGAATGTACAAAAGCAGTTTCTACTAGGATAGATAATGGTCCAGTTATTTCAGTTGATGATAAAAATATAGAAGAATATTTTGAGAGAAATGTTTTAGGGAGGAAGTAA